A stretch of DNA from Desulfosarcina ovata subsp. ovata:
AGCATGCGGCAGTGGGCGATGCTGCCGGCAATGTCATAGGGGTAGAGCCGCCGGTCATAGGCGATGGAGGCGGTAAACGCCTCCACGCTTTTGTCGGTCTTTTCCGAAAACCGTCCGTCCCAGGGTTTCTCCGCCATGGCCCGCCCTACCCTTTCTGCTGCATGAGTTTGCGGATGCGCAGCCTCAGGGCGTTGAGACGGATAAAGCCCTCGGCGTCGGCCTGGCTGTATACGTCATCGTCCTCGAAGGTGGCGTGGGCTTCGCTGTAAAGGGAGTGGTCGGACTTGCGGCCCCGAAGGATGCAGTTGCCCTTGTACAGTTCCAGGCGTACCACACCGGAGACATTTTTCTGGGTGCTGTCGATCATCCCCTGCAGGATCTCCATCTCCGGCGAGAACCAGAAACCGTTGTAGATCAGTTCGGCGTAGCGCGGAATCATGGAATCGCGCAGGTGCATCACCTCCCGGTCCATGGTGATCGATTCCATACCCATGTGCGCCAGACGCAAAATGGTGCCCCCGGGCGTTTCGTATACGCCGCGGGACTTCATGCCCACAAAGCGGTTTTCCACGATATCCACGCGGCCGATGCCGTGCTTGCCGCCCAGCCGGTTGAGTTCGGCCAGCAGCTTGGCCGGGGAGAGCACGGTGCCGTTGATGGCCACCGGGTCGCCGGCTTCAAAGGTGATTTCAACGGTCTCGGGAGTGTCCGGCGCGTCCTTGGGCGACACGGTCAGTTCAAAGATGTCGTCCGGCGGGCCGGCCCAGGGATCTTCCAGGATACCGCCTTCGTAACTGATGTGCAGCAGGTTGCCATCGGTGCTGTACGGTTTGGCATGGGTGGTGGGCACCTTGATGCCGTGCTTTTCGGCAAACGCCATCAGGGCCGTGCGCGAGTTGAGGTCCCATTCCCGCCAGGGGGCCACGATCTTGATATCCGGTTTGATGGCATAGTAGCCCAGCTCGAAGCGCACCTGGTCGTTGCCCTTGCCGGTGGCGCCATGGCTGACCGCGTCGGCCCCCTCGATAGCGGCGATCTCCATCTGCCGTTTGGCGATCAGGGGGCGGGCGATGGAGGTGCCCAGCAGATACTGCCCCTCGTAGATCACGTTGGCCCGGAAGGCCGGAAAGACGTAGTCCCGCACGAACTCCTCTTTCAGGTCATCCACGTAAGCCTTGACAGCGCCGGTTTTCATGGCGTTGGCTTCCACGTTGGCCAGGGAGTCGGTCTGCCCGATGTCGGCCGAGAAGGTCACTACCTCGCAGTCGTAGGTCTCGATCAGCCATCTCAAGATCACCGATGTATCCAGGCCGCCGGAATAGGCCAGCACCACTTTGTTTATTTTTTCTGCCACAGTCGTTCTCCTTGAAAATTACCTTTTTAGCGTGTCAGCAGCTCATCCAGGCAGCGGATCAGCGCATCGATTTCATTCTTCTCTATAATCAGGGGCGGCGCGAAACGCAAGGTGTCACCTTGCACGCAATTGACCAGAAACCCTTTTTCCATGAGCATGGGAAGCAGTTCGTCGGCCGGCCTGTCCAGCTGCAGGCCCAGCAGCAGCCCCTGCCCGCGCACATCAATCACACAACCGTGCCGCTGCTTGAGCTGTTTGAGGGCGTTTTTGAAATAATCGCCGGTATCGGCGGCGCGCTCAATCACCTTGTCTTCAAGCAGAATCGTCAGGGTTTCCAGGGCTGCCGCGGTCACCAGCGGGGTGCCGCCGAAGGTGGAGGCGTGGGCGCCGGCACCGAAGCTGGCGGCCACCGTCTCCGTGGCCAGCATGGCTCCGATGGGCAGCCCGTTGGCCAGGGCCTTGGCCAGGGTCATGATATCGGGAACGGCCCCGAAGTGCTCGTGGGCAAACAGTTTGCCGGTGCGCCCCATGCCGGTCTGGATCTCATCCAGAATCATCAGCACGCCCCGCTCGTCGCAGAGCTGCCGGACCTGCTGCAGGTAATTGGGCGCCGGCGGGTGGATGCCGCCCTCCCCCTGGATCGGCTCGAGCAGGACGGCACAGGTGTGGTCGTCGATGGCCGCCGCCAGTGCGTCGATGTCGTTGAAGGGCACAAACGAAAACCCCTGCAGCACCGGATCGAACCCTTTTCTGATCTTATCCTGGCCGGTGGCCGCCAGGGTCGCCATGGTTCGGCCATGAAAGGATTTTTCCATGCAAACGATGCGGTAGCGTTCCGGCCGGCCCTGATCCTTGGCATACTTGCGGGCCAGCTTGATGGCCGCCTCGTTGGCCTCGGCCCCGGAGTTGCCGAAAAACACGCGGTCGGCAAAGCTGTTTTCCACCAGCAGGCGGGCCAGTTCGGTCTGCGGGATGGTGTAGTAAAGGTTGGAAACATGCACCAGTTCCCTGGCCTGGCGGGCGATGGTATCGGCAATGCGCGGGTGGGCATGGC
This window harbors:
- a CDS encoding argininosuccinate synthase, whose product is MAEKINKVVLAYSGGLDTSVILRWLIETYDCEVVTFSADIGQTDSLANVEANAMKTGAVKAYVDDLKEEFVRDYVFPAFRANVIYEGQYLLGTSIARPLIAKRQMEIAAIEGADAVSHGATGKGNDQVRFELGYYAIKPDIKIVAPWREWDLNSRTALMAFAEKHGIKVPTTHAKPYSTDGNLLHISYEGGILEDPWAGPPDDIFELTVSPKDAPDTPETVEITFEAGDPVAINGTVLSPAKLLAELNRLGGKHGIGRVDIVENRFVGMKSRGVYETPGGTILRLAHMGMESITMDREVMHLRDSMIPRYAELIYNGFWFSPEMEILQGMIDSTQKNVSGVVRLELYKGNCILRGRKSDHSLYSEAHATFEDDDVYSQADAEGFIRLNALRLRIRKLMQQKG
- a CDS encoding acetylornithine transaminase, with translation MTESIMHTADRVIAATYKRFPIVLQRGKGCSVWDTQGRQYTDFVAGIAVCNLGHAHPRIADTIARQARELVHVSNLYYTIPQTELARLLVENSFADRVFFGNSGAEANEAAIKLARKYAKDQGRPERYRIVCMEKSFHGRTMATLAATGQDKIRKGFDPVLQGFSFVPFNDIDALAAAIDDHTCAVLLEPIQGEGGIHPPAPNYLQQVRQLCDERGVLMILDEIQTGMGRTGKLFAHEHFGAVPDIMTLAKALANGLPIGAMLATETVAASFGAGAHASTFGGTPLVTAAALETLTILLEDKVIERAADTGDYFKNALKQLKQRHGCVIDVRGQGLLLGLQLDRPADELLPMLMEKGFLVNCVQGDTLRFAPPLIIEKNEIDALIRCLDELLTR